A genomic window from Archocentrus centrarchus isolate MPI-CPG fArcCen1 chromosome 2, fArcCen1, whole genome shotgun sequence includes:
- the LOC115792029 gene encoding basic leucine zipper and W2 domain-containing protein 1-A produces the protein MNNQKQQKPTLTGQRFKTRKRDEKERFDPTQFQESIVQGLNQTGTDLEAVAKFLDASGAKLDYRRYAETLFDILVAGGMLAPGGTLSDDMTRTEYCLFTAQEDLETMQAYAQVFNKLIRRYKYLEKGFEEEIKKLLLFLKGFTESERNKLAMLTGILLANGSISASILSSLFNENLVKEGVSAAFAVKLFKSWINEKDINSVAASLRKVGMDNRLMELFPANKRSCEHFSKYFTDAGLKELSDFARNQQSIGARKELQKELQEQMSRGDPLKEIIAFTREEMKKANLSEQAMIGIIWTSVMSSVEWNKKEELVTEQAIKHLKQYSPLLKAFTSQGLSELSLLLKIQEYCYDNIHFMKAFQKIVVLLYKADVLSEEAILKWYTEAHLAKGKSVFLEQMKKFVEWLKNAEEESESEEEEAD, from the exons aTGAATAATCAAAAGCAGCAAAAGCCAACGCTAACCGGCCAGCGTTTCAAAACTAGGAAAAGAG ATGAAAAGGAGAGATTTGACCCTACTCAGTTTCAAGAAAGTATCGTACAAGGCTTGAATCAAACTGGCACTGATTTGGAAGCGGTCGCAAAGTTCCTTGATGCCTCTGGCGCCAAGCTTGACTACCGCCGGTATGCAGAAACACTCTTTGACATCCTGGTGGCCGGCGGGATGCTGG CCCCAGGCGGGACGCTCTCTGATGACATGACCCGCACTGAGTACTGCCTTTTCACGGCACAGGAAGACCTGGAGACAATGCAAGCATATGCTCAG GTTTTTAACAAGCTGATCAGGCGCTACAAGTACCTGGAGAAAGGTTTCGAAGAGGAGATCAAgaag TTGCTGCTGTTTCTAAAGGGGTTCACTGAGTCTGAGCGCAACAAACTCGCCATGCTGACCGGCATCCTGCTGGCCAATGGCAGCATATCAGCCTCCATCCTGAGCAGTCTCTTCAACGAGAACCTCGTCAAAGAGG GCGTATCTGCAGCCTTCGCTGTCAAACTGTTCAAGTCATGGATCAACGAGAAGGACATCAACTCTGTTGCCGCCAGTCTCCGCAAAGTCGGCATGGACAACAGGCTGATG GAACTCTTTCCTGCCAACAAACGAAGCTGCGAGCATTTTTCTAAGTACTTCACCGACGCCGGGCTGAAGGAGCTGTCCGACTTCGCCCGCAACCAGCAATCCATTGGCGCCCGTAAGGAGCTGCAGAAGGAGCTCCAGGAGCAGATGTCCCGAGGTGACCCCCTGAAGGAG ATTATCGCCTTCACCAGGGAGGAGATGAAGAAGGCCAACCTCTCTGAGCAAGCCATGATCGGCATCATCTGGACAAGTGTGATGAGCTCCGTGGAGTGGAACAAGAAGGAAGAGCTGGTGACCGAACAAGCCATCAAACACTTGAAG caataTAGCCCTCTGCTGAAAGCCTTCACCTCCCAGGGTCTGTCTGAGCTCAGCCTCCTGCTGAAGATCCAGGAGTACTGCTATGACAACATCCACTTCATGAAGGCCTTTCAGAAGATCGTGGTGCTCCTCTACAAAG ctgaTGTATTGAGCGAAGAGGCCATATTGAAGTGGTACACTGAAGCCCACCTTGCCAAGGGGAAGAGTGTTTTCCTCGAGCAAATGAAAAAATTTGTGGAGTGGCTGAAGAACGCAGAGGAAG AGTCAGAAtcggaggaagaggaggcggaCTAA
- the aox6 gene encoding LOW QUALITY PROTEIN: aldehyde oxidase 6 (The sequence of the model RefSeq protein was modified relative to this genomic sequence to represent the inferred CDS: deleted 1 base in 1 codon), with protein sequence MHSHSRKSFSLTSSTFPFQPHPQDALLDLIAGDCGDVPFSFLRRKCCGADKLGVSACLRLLGKMSAAKEGDPLFFFINGKKVTENHADPETMLLSFLREKMKLTGTKYGCGGGGCGACTVMVSRYQPATKTITHYSANACLLPLCQLHGAAVTTVEGIGTTKTRIHPVQERIAKAHGSQCGFCTPGMVMSTYTLLRNKPQPTMDDITQALAGNLCRCTGYRPIVDGCRTFCQEANCCQANGGTNCCLNGEKNGLEPECEKPQLFDKADLLPLDPTQELIFPPELILMAETTSPQTLTFHGERVTWVSPVSLEELIQLKAKHPKAPLVMGNTNIGPDMKFKGILHPLIISPTRVKELFEVSQTPQGLWVGAGCSLTELRSLLEKLVPQFPEEKTELFRALNQQLGNLGSVQIRNVASLGGNIVSAYPNSDLNPVLAASNCKVSVISSGGRREVPLNQDFFVGFGKVILKPEEILVSVFIPFSRKGEFARALRHAPRKETSFATVTSGMRVFFSEGSRVVQDVSIYYGGMGPTTVSATKTCKAIIGRPWDDETLGQAYDILLEELALPPSAPGGKVEFRRSLTLSLLFKFNLEVLHQLREMNVITDDVPEKMQPLPREIQPGLQEFQPVSKYQSDQDAVGRPMMHRSAISHATGEAVYCDDLPRIEGELFLVLVTSSRAHAKITGLDVSEALQLPGVVDIIRAKDVPGKKVRTFCGYHEELLAESEVSCIGQMICAVVADTKAHAKRGAAAVKISYEDLPDPIFTIEEAIEKSSYFKPQRMLERGDVTEAFKNVDRVYEGEIRIGGQEHFYMETQSMLVVPVGEETEFNVYVSTQWPTLIQDAVAETLNIPSNRVTCHVKRIGGAFGGKVTKTSILASISSLAAWKTNRAVRCVLERGEDMLITGGRHPTLGKYKVGFMNDGRIIAADFQFFANGGNAADESPLVAEKMVLHMDTAYNIPNLRGHGAACRTNLPSNTAFRGFGVPQGLLIVENMINDVAMVLGSPADKIREINMYKGPSTTHYKFAFDPENLLRCWDECKLRSDFSARHTAIKQFNQENRWKKRGISIIPIKYGIAFSESFLNQAAALVHIYKDGSVLVSHGGTEMGQGIHTKMQQVASRELHIPASKIYISETSTGTVPNTCPSAASFGTDANGMAVKNACEILYQRLEPIRKKNPKGTWESWARAAFMEKISLSATGYYRGPDLCVDWEKMEGQPYSYYTYGVSCSEVELDCLTGDYRTLRTDIVVDIGKSVNPSVDVGQIEGAFMQGLGLYTMEELNFSPFGLLYTRGPSQYKIPAVCDVPLQFNVYLLPDSDNPHAIYSSKGIGEPVLFLGSSVFFAIKDAVAAARSDSGLKGPFTLKSPATPERACLACASPFTKKVPASKPGSFKPWALDV encoded by the exons GTGACGGAGAACCATGCTGACCCTGAGACAATGCTGCTCTCCTTCCTCAGGGAGAAGA TGAAATTAACTGGAACCAAGTATGGCTGCGGTGGAGGAGGCTGCGGAGCGTGCACGGTTATGGTGTCACGCTACCAACCTGCAACCAAAACCATCAC CCATTACTCAGCCAACGCCTGCCTGCTGCCGCTCTGTCAGCTCCACGGAGCCGCGGTCACCACGGTGGAGGGCATTGGCACCACCAAGACCAGGATCCACCCGGTGCAG GAGCGAATAGCGAAGGCTCACGGTTCCCAGTGCGGCTTCTGCACTCCGGGGATGGTGATGTCCACGTACACTCTGCTGAGGAACAAACCCCAGCCCACCATGGATGATATCACCCAAGCCCTGGCCG GAAATCTGTGTCGGTGTACAGGATATCGGCCCATTGTGGACGGCTGCAGGACCTTCTGTCAG GAAGCCAACTGCTGCCAAGCCAACGGTGGCACAAACTGCTGCCTCAACGGAGAGAAAAATGGCCTTGAACCTGAGTGT GAAAAGCCTCAGTTGTTTGACAAAGCTGACCTTCTGCCATTGGACCCAACACAGGAGCTGATCTTCCCTCCAGAACTTATT CTGATGGCAGAGACGACGAGCCCACAAACCCTCACCTTTCATGGGGAGAGGGTAACCTGGGTGTCCCCCGTTTCTCTGGAGGAGCTCATTCAGCTCAAGGCCAAGCACCCCAAGGCTCCGCTGGTCATGGGAAACACCAACATAG GTCCAGACATGAAATTCAAAGGCATCCTACACCCGCTGATCATCTCTCCGACCAGAGTTAAGGAGCTGTTCGAGGTCTCTCAGACACCACAGG GCCTTTGGGTGGGAGCGGGCTGCAGTTTGACTGAGCTTCGCTCTCTCCTGGAGAAGCTGGTTCCTCAGTTCCCAGAGGAGAAGACTGAACTGTTCAGAGCCCTGAACCAGCAACTGGGGAACCTGGGAAGTGTGCAGATCCGAAATGTCGCT tCTCTTGGAGGAAACATTGTGAGCGCGTACCCCAACTCAGACCTGAACCCCGTTTTGGCCGCCAGCAACTGCAAAGTCAGCGTGATTTCCAGCG GAGGAAGGCGAGAGGTTCCCCTGAATCAGGACTTCTTCGTGGGATTTGGGAAAGTCATCCTGAAGCCAGAGGAGATCCTTGTCTCTGTTTTCATCCCCTTTTCCAGAAAG GGGGAATTTGCTCGGGCTTTGCGCCACGCGCCGAGGAAGGAGACCTCCTTCGCCACCGTGACAAGCGGGATGAGGGTGTTCTTCTCAGAGGGATCCAGAGTGGTTCAGGATGTCAGTATTTATTACGGAGGAATGGGCCCGACCACTGTCAGCGCAACCAAAACCTGCAAAGCCATCATCGGAAG GCCGTGGGATGACGAGACCCTCGGGCAAGCCTATGACATCCTACTGGAAGAGTTGGCCCTCCCTCCTTCGGCTCCCGGAGGGAAGGTGGAGTTTCGTAGGTCCCTGACTCTCAGCCTGCTCTTCAAATTCAACCTGGAGGTCCTGCACCAGCTCAGAGAAATG aatgTGATCACAGATGACGTGCCTGAGAAGATGCAGCCTTTACCCAGAGAGATCCAACCTGGACTGCAGGAGTTCCAG CCTGTGTCAAAGTACCAGAGTGACCAAGATGCAGTGGGGCGTCCCATGATGCATCGCTCCGCCATCAGCCACGCCACAGGCGAGGCAGTGTACTGCGATGACCTCCCGAGGATAGAGGGGGAGCTCTTCCTCGTGCTGGTCACCAGCTCCCGAGCACACGCCAAGATCAC AGGGCTGGATGTGAGTGAGGCCCTACAGCTTCCCGGAGTTGTTGACATCATCAGAGCCAAAGACGTTCCCGGGAAGAAAGTCCGCACATTTTGTGGTTATCACGAGGAGCTGCTTGCTGAGAGCGAG gtatCGTGCATCGGTCAGATGATTTGTGCAGTGGTCGCAGACACTAAGGCGCATGCCAAACgaggagcagcagctgtaaAGATCAGCTACGAAGACCTGCCGGACCCCATTTTCACCATTGAG GAAGCCATCGAAAAGTCGTCTTACTTCAAGCCCCAGCGAATGCTCGAGAGAGGAGATGTGACCGAAGCCTTTAAAAACGTCGATCGGGTTTATGAAG gGGAGATTCGAATAGGAGGCCAGGAGCATTTCTACATGGAGACGCAGAGCATGCTGGTCGTTCCTGTCGGCGAGGAGACGGAGTTCAACGTTTATGTCTCCACTCAGTGGCCGACTTTAATTCAG GATGCTGTTGCAGAGACGTTGAACATCCCGTCCAACAGAGTCACCTGTCATGTCAAGAGAATTGGTGGAGCCTTTGGCGGGAAGGTCACTAAAACCTCCATCTTGGCTTCTATCTCATCTTTGGCTGCTTGGAA AACCAATCGTGCCGTCCGCTGTGTCCTGGAGCGCGGTGAAGACATGCTGATCACAGGGGGCAGACATCCCACCCTGGGAAAATATAAG GTGGGTTTCATGAATGACGGGAGGATCATTGCTGCAGATTTCCAGTTTTTTGCCAATGGCGGCAACGCTGCCGATGAGTCTCCTTTG gTTGCTGAAAAGATGGTGCTCCACATGGACACCGCTTACAACATCCCCAACCTGCGAGGTCATGGTGCCGCCTGCAGGACCAACCTGCCCTCAAACACCGCTTTCAGGGGCTTCGGGGTGCCCCAGGGCCTGCTGATCGTGGAAAACATGATCAACGACGTGGCGATGGTGTTGGGCTCCCCCGCAGACAAG ATTCGGGAGATCAACATGTACAAGGGTCCTTCAACCACCCACTACAAGTTTGCATTCGACCCTGAAAACTTGCTGCGCTGCTGGGACGAGTGTAAGCTCAGGTCTGACTTCAGCGCCCGCCACACTGCCATCAAGCAGTTTAACCAGGAGAACCGCTGGAAGAAGAGGGGGATTTCCATCATCCCCATCAAATACGGAATCGCCTTTTCAGAGAGCTTCCTTAATCAG GCTGCAGCTTTGGTCCACATCTACAAAGACGGGTCTGTCCTGGTGAGTCACGGCGGGACGGAGATGGGTCAGGGAATCCACACTAAAATGCAACAG GTAGCGAGCCGGGAACTACACATCCCAGCCTCAAAGATCTACATCAGTGAAACCAGCACCGGCACCGTTCCCAACACCTGCCCGTCTGCCGCCTCCTTCGGCACTGATGCCAACGGCATGGCGGTCAAGAATGCCTGCGAGATTCTGTACCAGCGACTGGAGCCAATCAGAAAGAAGAACCCCAAAGGAACATGGGAGAGTTGG GCCAGAGCAGCATTTATGGAGAAGATCAGTTTGTCAGCGACTGGATACTACAG AGGTCCCGACCTGTGCGTCGACTGGGAGAAGATGGAGGGCCAGCCTTACTCTTACTACACCTACGGAGTGAGCTGCTCCGAGGTGGAGCTGGACTGCCTGACAGGAGACTACAGG acattgaggacggACATTGTGGTCGACATCGGCAAAAGTGTGAATCCATCTGTGGACGTGGGCCAG ATTGAGGGAGCGTTCATGCAGGGTTTGGGTCTCTACACTATGGAGGAGCTGAACTTTTCTCCCTTTGGGCTCCTGTACACTCGAGGACCGTCTCAGTATAAGATCCCGGCGGTCTGCGACGTGCCGCTTCAATTTAACGTCTATCTGCTGCCAGATTCTGACAACCCCCACGCCATCTACTCCTCAAAG GGTATTGGAGAACCCGTCCTCTTCTTGGGCAGTTCTGTGTTCTTTGCCATCAAGGATGCCGTGGCTGCAGCTCGTTCAGATTCCGGTTTGAAAGGACCGTTTACTCTAAAATCCCCTGCGACACCGGAGAGGGCCTGTCTGGCCTGTGCCTCCCCGTTCACTAAGAAG gtTCCAGCCAGTAAACCAGGATCTTTCAAACCGTGGGCCTTAGATGTCTGA